A genomic region of Christiangramia sp. OXR-203 contains the following coding sequences:
- the trkA gene encoding Trk system potassium transporter TrkA has product MKIIIAGAGEVGFHLAKLLSFESQDITLIDPNRDNLAYADTHLDIRTIKGDASSIRILKDAQVKHTDMVISVTSSEATNITVCVLAKQLGAKRTIARISNTEYLENQGELGFTRFGIDELISPEALASREIELLLNQSAFNDSYEFEEGALTMIGVSLSRTATFVGKTVKEAAKIFPELNFVPIAIQRFGTQYTLIPRGDTQFKDGDQVYFITLKNGVEELYKLTGKVRQDIKNIMVLGGSKIGRKTAQDLCRNNFNVKLVEKHREKAYELADELPNVLIINGDGRNVELLEEENIHDMDAFIAVTGNSETNIMSCLVAKSKSVKKTISLVENMDYFQLSHSIGIDTLINKKLLAANNIFRYVRKGEVVAMTKLNNMNAELLEFIVKPNSQVSNKKIKDLDFPRSAIIGGIIRYGKGLIALGDFLIKPGDRIVVCCLPRSINKVEKLFL; this is encoded by the coding sequence ATGAAAATAATTATCGCCGGCGCAGGTGAAGTAGGATTTCATTTAGCTAAATTACTCTCCTTTGAATCTCAGGATATTACGCTAATTGACCCAAATAGAGATAACCTTGCTTATGCTGACACTCATTTGGATATTAGGACCATTAAAGGCGATGCCAGTTCCATCAGAATATTAAAGGATGCGCAGGTGAAACATACAGATATGGTGATTAGTGTAACTTCAAGTGAGGCTACTAATATTACCGTATGTGTACTGGCTAAGCAGCTTGGAGCGAAAAGAACCATCGCCAGAATTTCAAATACTGAATATCTGGAAAATCAGGGAGAATTGGGATTCACCCGTTTTGGAATAGATGAACTTATTTCTCCAGAAGCGCTTGCATCACGTGAAATTGAATTACTGCTGAATCAGTCGGCGTTCAATGATAGCTACGAATTTGAAGAGGGTGCACTAACCATGATTGGTGTGAGTTTATCTAGAACCGCGACCTTTGTAGGAAAGACAGTAAAGGAAGCAGCCAAGATATTTCCAGAATTAAACTTTGTTCCTATTGCAATTCAGAGATTTGGAACTCAATATACGTTGATACCGAGGGGAGATACACAATTTAAGGATGGTGATCAGGTTTACTTTATCACTCTTAAAAATGGTGTAGAGGAGTTATATAAACTAACCGGGAAAGTTCGACAGGATATCAAGAATATAATGGTGCTTGGGGGTAGTAAGATTGGTAGAAAAACCGCACAGGATCTTTGTCGGAATAATTTCAATGTTAAGCTGGTAGAGAAACATCGAGAAAAAGCATATGAGCTGGCAGATGAACTTCCTAATGTTTTAATTATCAATGGCGATGGTCGTAATGTTGAATTACTAGAGGAAGAAAATATCCATGATATGGATGCTTTTATTGCTGTAACCGGAAATTCAGAGACTAATATTATGTCCTGTCTGGTTGCGAAGTCCAAAAGCGTTAAGAAAACTATCTCATTGGTCGAGAATATGGATTATTTTCAGCTGAGTCACTCTATTGGAATAGATACACTTATCAATAAGAAACTATTGGCGGCGAATAATATTTTCCGTTATGTAAGAAAAGGTGAGGTTGTAGCGATGACCAAGCTTAATAATATGAATGCCGAACTTCTGGAGTTTATAGTAAAACCAAATTCCCAGGTTTCAAATAAAAAGATCAAGGATCTGGATTTCCCTCGTTCAGCAATTATTGGTGGAATTATTCGCTATGGTAAAGGTTTAATCGCTCTAGGTGATTTTCTAATCAAACCTGGAGACAGAATTGTGGTTTGTTGTTTACCGAGATCTATTAACAAAGTAGAAAAACTTTTCCTCTAA
- the ubiE gene encoding bifunctional demethylmenaquinone methyltransferase/2-methoxy-6-polyprenyl-1,4-benzoquinol methylase UbiE — translation MSKKVTPYKDSQLTKKKQVEQMFDSISDNYDGLNRVISMGTDVSWRKKVVAAVAATKPDSILDIATGTGDLAIQMANTGATRIVGLDLSDGMLSVGRKKIAAKELDVEIEMIQGDSENLPFEADSFDAITVAFGVRNFENLELGLSEIFRVLKPGGIFVVLETSVPTRFPFKQGYKIYSSMILPAIGKLFSKDKDAYSYLSESAASFPYGKEFNNILSKTGFTNVRDLPQTLGVSTIYIASK, via the coding sequence ATGAGTAAGAAAGTTACTCCATATAAAGACTCGCAGCTCACCAAAAAAAAGCAGGTAGAACAAATGTTCGACAGTATATCTGACAACTATGATGGGCTAAACAGGGTTATATCTATGGGAACCGATGTAAGCTGGCGAAAGAAGGTTGTTGCTGCTGTAGCTGCAACTAAGCCTGATAGTATTCTAGATATTGCTACCGGAACTGGCGATCTTGCCATACAAATGGCGAATACTGGAGCGACTAGAATCGTTGGCCTTGATCTATCTGACGGAATGTTAAGCGTTGGTAGAAAAAAGATTGCTGCTAAAGAGCTGGATGTTGAAATTGAGATGATTCAGGGAGATTCCGAAAATTTACCATTTGAAGCTGATAGTTTTGATGCGATTACCGTTGCCTTCGGGGTTCGAAATTTTGAAAACCTGGAACTCGGACTTTCAGAAATATTTCGTGTATTAAAGCCTGGTGGTATCTTCGTAGTTCTGGAAACCTCAGTTCCAACAAGATTTCCATTTAAACAGGGCTATAAGATATATTCATCCATGATATTACCGGCTATAGGAAAGTTATTTTCAAAGGACAAGGATGCCTACTCCTACCTAAGCGAAAGTGCTGCAAGTTTTCCTTATGGCAAGGAGTTCAACAATATTTTATCGAAAACCGGGTTTACTAATGTGAGAGACTTACCTCAAACCCTGGGAGTCTCCACTATATACATTGCTTCAAAGTAG
- a CDS encoding porin family protein → MKKFFIIALFLFISNASFAQLFSGESVVNQPNIDNARWSWGYFLGFNSYDFDFDYIDYNPDPVTGQDFRVGTRTGFNVGLIGNLKLHNNLDLRLEPGVNFNTRDFQALKADEGTYREISATYVHIPLLLKFNANRLNNFRPFVTGGLSTSINLSSNENNPDDNSAGQFRMKTNTYYYEIGFGIDLYLYYFKLTPSIRGVFAINDELVRDEDPNSIYTGNVDSMSSRAVFINFTFQ, encoded by the coding sequence ATGAAGAAATTTTTTATAATTGCCCTTTTTCTATTCATTTCAAATGCGTCTTTCGCCCAGCTATTTTCAGGTGAGAGCGTTGTAAACCAACCTAATATTGATAATGCTCGATGGTCATGGGGTTATTTTCTAGGTTTTAATAGTTATGATTTTGATTTCGATTATATTGATTATAATCCAGACCCCGTAACGGGTCAGGATTTTAGAGTTGGAACTAGAACTGGTTTTAACGTAGGATTAATCGGAAACTTAAAACTACACAACAATCTAGATCTTAGGCTAGAGCCTGGTGTAAATTTCAATACCAGAGATTTTCAGGCGCTAAAGGCAGATGAAGGTACCTATAGAGAGATAAGCGCAACGTATGTACACATACCATTATTACTGAAATTCAATGCGAACAGGCTGAATAATTTTAGGCCTTTCGTGACCGGTGGTCTTTCTACATCGATCAATCTTAGTAGCAATGAAAATAATCCGGATGACAATTCTGCTGGTCAATTCCGCATGAAAACCAATACGTATTATTACGAGATTGGATTTGGTATAGACCTGTATTTATACTACTTTAAACTAACGCCATCTATTAGAGGAGTATTTGCAATTAATGACGAATTAGTGAGAGATGAAGACCCTAATAGCATATATACGGGTAACGTAGATTCTATGTCTTCAAGAGCTGTTTTTATCAACTTCACTTTCCAATAG
- a CDS encoding RNA methyltransferase, with amino-acid sequence MVSKSQIKLIKSLSQKKHRLREKLFTVEGIKGVKEFLKSDYELYALFGPENLEQVNERDFFAANSTDLAKISSLTTAPDYLAVFRMREDLPVAENGLKVVLDGVRDPGNLGTIIRLCDWFGITDLICSRDTVDCFNSKVVQASMGSLSRVNIVYTDLYEFISEKQSFPIYGTILEGSDIYQSELKSESFVIFGNEANGISSEIHKLVNQKISIPQYGKEQNTESLNVATATAITLAEFRRQESIGK; translated from the coding sequence ATGGTAAGCAAAAGCCAGATTAAGTTAATAAAAAGTCTTTCTCAAAAAAAGCACAGGCTACGTGAAAAGCTATTCACAGTTGAAGGAATTAAGGGTGTGAAAGAGTTTTTGAAATCTGATTATGAGCTATATGCCCTATTTGGACCGGAAAATTTAGAACAGGTTAACGAGCGAGATTTCTTTGCGGCAAACTCAACCGATCTGGCCAAGATAAGCTCCCTGACTACTGCTCCAGATTATCTTGCAGTTTTCAGAATGCGCGAAGATTTACCGGTAGCAGAAAATGGATTGAAGGTAGTTTTGGATGGAGTTCGAGACCCTGGAAATCTTGGGACAATCATCAGGCTTTGCGATTGGTTCGGGATTACAGATCTTATATGTTCCAGAGATACAGTAGACTGTTTTAATTCCAAAGTAGTACAGGCCAGTATGGGTTCTCTGTCCCGTGTAAATATTGTGTATACAGACTTATATGAATTCATTTCTGAAAAACAATCTTTCCCGATATATGGAACAATTTTAGAAGGTTCCGATATTTATCAAAGTGAGTTAAAATCAGAAAGTTTTGTCATCTTCGGAAATGAGGCAAATGGCATTTCTTCTGAAATTCACAAATTAGTGAATCAGAAGATAAGCATTCCCCAATATGGTAAGGAGCAAAATACTGAAAGTCTTAATGTAGCAACGGCAACAGCAATAACGCTTGCAGAATTCCGAAGACAGGAGTCTATTGGAAAGTGA
- a CDS encoding BamA/TamA family outer membrane protein translates to MTRLLAKILLFFLTTVLILSCNAVKRLEADENLLVKNEIFANDELVKDSRIKNQLYQKPNTKLLGFPLRLHFYNLARPEIDSILTEKFLENESRRKRLTAILSKKQFDQYVYSKKEFNQWIKRTGEAPVILNKEQADKSVNRLKSWYWNNGWFNVEADYKVLPIENKEKRAKVEYYVKPGKPYTLDSLITEIASPALDSLYQANKNESEIIAGTQYNTIDFNEERDRLSDLFRNNGVYNFDQEYISFDADTVDTNHKLNTTLIIKNERNNIGDSITRTPFKIHTISKVKIFTDYSFANRNMPILDSATYRRYELFSFDEMRYKPEAVTDAVFIRPGMIYRDLDRTRTYNRLNSLRVFKYPNIQYTPDPSDSTNTKLISNIFLSPLPKYSLGFDFDVSQSNIQKFGIGFGGSFLIRNIFGGLENLELSGRGSIASSTDAAASADKDRFFDITEVGADLKLTLPRIFLPIDTERLIKKYMAPFTSMSLGFSSQRNIGLDKQTFSGILNYNWNPSKQLTNSLDLLNIQYVRNLNTENYFNVYRNSFEELNSIAQRSNFNFSTPGSDLQIPEEADGFIDYVINEDRPNTGLENEDYLNTLDIYERKLRLTQNNLIFASSYTYLWNTRESLYDKEFSRFRFKIETAGNVLSALSNVFNYPENDQGNEKVLGVAYSQYVKTELDFIKHWDLGNDQIFAVRAFGGIAIPYGNANDIPITKTFFAGGPNDNRAWQAYDLGPGSSGSILEFNEANLKLAFNGEYRFGIFDQFKGALFVDVGNIWNVLDSRTSKDVVFEEFSDLEELAVGSGFGLRYDFNFFVLRFDIGFKTHDPGQPEGDRWFQEYNFNHAVYNVGINYPF, encoded by the coding sequence TTGACACGGCTTCTCGCAAAAATATTATTATTTTTTTTAACGACTGTTCTTATCCTTAGCTGTAATGCTGTAAAAAGATTAGAAGCCGATGAAAATCTATTGGTAAAAAACGAAATCTTTGCCAATGACGAACTAGTTAAGGATTCCAGAATTAAAAATCAACTTTACCAAAAACCAAATACCAAATTATTAGGTTTTCCGCTTAGACTGCATTTCTACAATTTAGCACGGCCTGAAATTGACAGTATACTAACAGAAAAATTTCTTGAGAACGAATCCCGAAGAAAGCGTCTTACTGCAATACTATCCAAAAAACAATTTGATCAATATGTTTATTCTAAAAAAGAGTTTAACCAGTGGATCAAAAGAACTGGAGAGGCGCCAGTTATTCTAAATAAGGAGCAGGCAGATAAGTCAGTTAACAGGTTAAAATCCTGGTACTGGAATAATGGATGGTTTAATGTGGAAGCAGATTACAAGGTGTTGCCTATAGAAAATAAAGAAAAACGGGCTAAAGTAGAATACTACGTCAAACCTGGAAAGCCTTACACGCTAGACTCGCTTATTACAGAAATTGCTTCACCCGCACTTGACAGTCTTTACCAAGCTAACAAAAATGAAAGTGAGATCATAGCTGGTACGCAGTATAACACTATAGATTTCAACGAAGAAAGAGATAGATTATCAGACCTTTTCAGAAACAATGGAGTGTATAATTTTGACCAGGAATATATTAGTTTCGACGCAGATACTGTGGACACAAACCACAAGTTAAACACTACTCTGATCATCAAGAATGAGCGGAATAACATAGGAGACAGTATAACTAGAACCCCTTTTAAAATCCATACGATAAGTAAAGTAAAGATCTTTACAGATTATAGTTTCGCTAACCGAAATATGCCGATTCTGGACAGTGCAACTTATCGCCGTTATGAGCTGTTTAGTTTTGATGAAATGCGGTATAAGCCAGAAGCTGTTACCGATGCTGTTTTTATAAGACCCGGTATGATCTATCGTGATCTTGACCGAACAAGAACCTATAACAGACTAAATTCACTTCGAGTATTTAAGTATCCCAATATTCAGTATACTCCAGATCCTTCAGATAGCACCAACACAAAACTGATTTCTAATATATTTCTTAGCCCGCTTCCAAAGTATTCGCTTGGTTTCGATTTTGACGTTTCACAAAGTAATATTCAGAAATTCGGAATTGGATTCGGAGGTTCATTTCTGATCAGGAATATTTTTGGCGGACTGGAGAACCTGGAATTATCTGGTCGTGGTAGCATCGCCTCTTCTACAGATGCGGCAGCAAGTGCAGATAAGGACCGTTTTTTCGATATCACTGAAGTTGGTGCCGATTTAAAATTGACTCTTCCGAGGATATTCTTACCTATAGATACTGAAAGGCTTATTAAAAAATACATGGCACCCTTTACCAGTATGAGTCTTGGATTTAGCTCCCAGAGAAATATTGGTCTGGATAAGCAAACATTTTCAGGGATTTTGAATTATAACTGGAACCCGTCTAAACAGCTTACTAACAGCCTCGATCTACTCAATATCCAATACGTTCGAAATTTAAATACTGAAAACTACTTCAATGTCTATCGAAATTCATTTGAAGAATTAAATTCTATTGCGCAGCGAAGTAATTTTAACTTCAGCACTCCGGGAAGTGATCTGCAAATTCCTGAAGAAGCCGATGGATTTATAGATTATGTCATTAATGAAGACAGGCCAAATACTGGTCTGGAGAATGAAGACTACCTGAATACGCTAGACATTTACGAGCGTAAATTGAGACTTACTCAAAATAACCTGATTTTCGCTTCCAGCTACACTTATTTATGGAACACACGGGAAAGCCTTTACGATAAGGAGTTCTCGCGTTTTAGATTCAAAATAGAAACCGCCGGAAATGTGTTATCAGCTCTTTCTAATGTTTTTAATTACCCCGAAAATGACCAGGGAAATGAGAAAGTTTTAGGAGTCGCATATTCTCAATACGTCAAAACTGAACTGGATTTTATCAAGCACTGGGATCTTGGGAACGATCAGATCTTTGCAGTTCGTGCATTTGGAGGAATCGCCATACCCTATGGCAATGCAAATGATATTCCAATCACCAAAACATTTTTTGCTGGTGGACCTAATGACAATCGTGCGTGGCAGGCTTATGACCTTGGACCCGGTAGCAGCGGAAGTATCCTGGAGTTTAATGAGGCAAACTTAAAACTGGCGTTCAATGGAGAATATCGCTTCGGAATTTTTGACCAGTTCAAGGGTGCTTTATTCGTAGATGTGGGAAATATCTGGAACGTTCTTGATTCCAGAACTTCTAAAGATGTAGTTTTTGAGGAATTTTCAGATCTTGAGGAATTAGCTGTTGGAAGTGGATTTGGTCTTCGTTATGACTTTAACTTTTTTGTATTAAGATTTGATATAGGCTTCAAAACTCACGATCCAGGACAACCTGAAGGAGATCGATGGTTTCAAGAGTATAATTTTAACCATGCTGTTTATAACGTAGGAATCAATTATCCTTTCTAA
- the fbaA gene encoding class II fructose-bisphosphate aldolase — protein MSHNIKPGVATGKEVQEIFNYAKEKGFALPAVNVIGSSSVNAVLETAAELNSPVIIQFSNGGAQFNAGKGLSNEGEQAAIAGGVAGAKHVHEMAKLYGVPVIMHTDHCAKKLLPWIDGLLDASEKHYEQFGKPLYSSHMIDLSEEPLEENMEICKKYLERMSKMGMTLEIELGITGGEEDGVDNSDVDASKLYTQPEEVAYAYEELSKVSDQFTIAAAFGNVHGVYKPGNVKLTPKILKNSQEYITKKYNVEENHIDFVFHGGSGSTVEEIREAIGYGVIKMNIDTDLQYAYLEGIRDYMEAKKDYLATQIGNPDGDDVPNKKYYDPRKWVREGELTFKTRLKKAFEDINNVNTL, from the coding sequence ATGAGTCACAATATCAAACCGGGCGTTGCCACTGGAAAAGAAGTTCAGGAGATTTTCAATTATGCTAAAGAGAAAGGTTTTGCCCTTCCCGCTGTTAACGTAATTGGATCAAGTAGTGTGAACGCTGTTCTGGAAACTGCTGCTGAGTTAAATTCACCTGTTATTATTCAATTTTCTAATGGTGGTGCGCAATTTAACGCTGGTAAAGGATTGTCTAATGAAGGAGAACAGGCTGCAATTGCCGGTGGAGTTGCTGGTGCAAAACATGTTCACGAAATGGCAAAACTTTACGGTGTACCAGTGATCATGCATACAGATCACTGTGCTAAAAAATTACTTCCATGGATCGACGGACTTTTAGATGCCAGTGAAAAACACTATGAACAATTTGGTAAACCTTTATACAGTTCTCATATGATAGACCTTTCCGAAGAACCTCTGGAAGAGAATATGGAGATTTGTAAAAAATATCTTGAGAGAATGTCCAAAATGGGAATGACTCTCGAGATCGAGCTTGGAATAACAGGTGGTGAGGAAGATGGAGTGGACAACTCTGATGTTGATGCTTCTAAACTTTATACTCAGCCAGAAGAAGTTGCATATGCTTATGAAGAATTAAGCAAAGTGAGTGATCAATTCACTATCGCTGCAGCTTTTGGAAATGTGCATGGTGTTTACAAACCAGGAAATGTAAAGTTAACTCCGAAGATCCTCAAGAATTCTCAGGAATATATCACTAAAAAATACAATGTAGAAGAAAACCATATCGATTTTGTTTTCCATGGTGGAAGTGGTTCCACAGTAGAAGAAATTCGTGAAGCTATAGGATATGGTGTTATCAAAATGAACATTGATACCGATCTTCAATATGCTTATCTAGAGGGAATTCGTGATTATATGGAAGCTAAAAAGGATTACCTGGCTACACAAATTGGAAATCCCGATGGCGACGATGTACCTAACAAGAAATATTATGATCCACGTAAATGGGTTAGAGAAGGTGAATTAACTTTCAAAACGCGTTTAAAGAAAGCTTTTGAGGACATTAATAACGTAAATACATTATAA
- the accD gene encoding acetyl-CoA carboxylase, carboxyltransferase subunit beta, with translation MAWFKRTQKGIQTPTEDKKDVPKGLWYKSPTGKIVDAEQLESNFYVSPEDGYHVRIGSNEYFKILFDDNNFKELDKNVTSKDPLNFEDTKKYTDRLKAAQEKTGLKDAVRTAVGKSKGKDLVIACMDFKFIGGSMGSVVGEKIARAADYALQNKIPFMIISKSGGARMQEAALSLMQLAKTSVKLAQLANAKIPYISLATDPTTGGTTASFAMLGDINISEPGALIGFAGPRVVKDTTGKDLPKDFQTSEFLKEKGFLDFITHRSELKNKVNLYLDLIQNQPVRK, from the coding sequence ATGGCTTGGTTTAAAAGAACACAAAAAGGAATTCAAACTCCTACTGAAGATAAAAAAGATGTCCCTAAAGGTTTATGGTACAAATCACCTACCGGGAAGATCGTAGATGCCGAACAATTGGAAAGCAATTTTTATGTAAGTCCGGAAGATGGATATCACGTAAGAATTGGTAGCAATGAGTATTTCAAAATTCTCTTTGATGATAACAATTTCAAGGAACTTGATAAAAATGTCACTTCCAAGGATCCTCTGAATTTTGAGGATACTAAGAAATATACAGACAGACTCAAAGCTGCGCAGGAAAAGACCGGTTTGAAGGATGCAGTACGAACTGCTGTTGGAAAATCTAAAGGAAAAGACCTGGTGATCGCCTGTATGGATTTTAAATTCATTGGTGGTTCTATGGGGTCTGTTGTAGGAGAAAAAATTGCCCGAGCAGCAGATTATGCACTACAGAATAAAATTCCTTTCATGATCATTTCCAAATCTGGAGGTGCCAGAATGCAGGAAGCTGCACTCTCATTGATGCAACTTGCAAAAACTTCTGTGAAGTTAGCTCAACTTGCCAATGCGAAAATTCCATATATATCTCTTGCTACAGATCCTACCACTGGAGGAACTACGGCAAGTTTTGCTATGCTAGGAGATATTAATATTTCTGAACCAGGAGCATTAATAGGATTTGCAGGACCTAGAGTTGTAAAAGATACCACTGGAAAAGATCTTCCAAAGGATTTCCAGACTTCAGAATTTCTGAAGGAAAAAGGATTTTTAGACTTTATCACACATAGATCCGAATTGAAGAACAAAGTGAATTTATATCTTGATCTAATCCAGAATCAACCTGTGAGAAAATAA
- a CDS encoding heavy-metal-associated domain-containing protein: MKYLVLLIFMVGSTSMFAQDRNAKASFQVDGVCMMCKDRIEKAGITSKGVKFADWNLETQELQLIFNEKKTDLKTIQGNILDAGHDLDSLKATDEAYAKLDDCCKYRDPKVREDHVSGKID; this comes from the coding sequence ATGAAATACTTAGTATTATTAATTTTTATGGTAGGTTCTACCAGCATGTTTGCTCAGGATCGCAATGCAAAAGCGTCATTTCAAGTAGATGGTGTTTGTATGATGTGCAAGGATAGAATTGAGAAAGCAGGTATTACATCAAAAGGTGTGAAATTTGCAGATTGGAATTTAGAAACTCAGGAACTACAGTTGATCTTCAATGAAAAGAAAACAGATCTTAAAACGATCCAAGGCAATATTCTCGATGCCGGGCATGATCTCGATAGCTTAAAAGCTACCGATGAAGCTTATGCTAAGCTTGATGATTGTTGCAAGTATCGCGATCCAAAAGTTAGAGAAGATCATGTTTCAGGAAAGATCGATTAA
- a CDS encoding HYC_CC_PP family protein, with protein MKTGICHKLMVSVLALLVLVITNSFAIEKHFCGDNLITSSVFAELEKCSGCLDPDDVTNIIDHCCKDVIDVQEGQDATTAKKIDDLDVGQQVFFVAFGNAFFSLFQPDSKRLENSLHYDPPTISFDLQSCYQIYLI; from the coding sequence GTGAAAACAGGTATATGTCATAAACTTATGGTTTCAGTACTGGCGCTTCTTGTGCTGGTCATTACCAATTCATTTGCCATAGAAAAACATTTTTGTGGCGATAACCTAATCACTTCTTCTGTTTTTGCTGAATTGGAGAAATGCTCAGGTTGCCTCGACCCCGATGATGTAACCAACATCATAGATCATTGCTGTAAAGATGTAATTGATGTTCAGGAAGGACAGGATGCCACCACCGCCAAAAAGATCGACGATCTGGATGTAGGTCAACAGGTCTTTTTTGTTGCATTCGGCAACGCTTTCTTCTCACTCTTTCAACCGGATTCTAAAAGGCTGGAAAATTCACTTCATTACGATCCACCTACTATTAGCTTTGACCTTCAGTCGTGCTACCAGATATATTTAATCTGA
- the rpsO gene encoding 30S ribosomal protein S15 produces the protein MYLAKEKKEEIFEKHGKSKNDTGSAEGQIALFTYRIAHLSEHLKKNRKDFNSERSLVKLVGKRRSLLDYLMKKDIMRYRAIIKELGLRK, from the coding sequence ATGTATCTAGCAAAAGAGAAAAAAGAAGAGATCTTCGAAAAACACGGTAAATCAAAAAATGATACCGGTTCAGCAGAAGGACAAATCGCATTATTTACTTACAGAATTGCTCACCTATCTGAGCACCTGAAGAAAAACCGAAAGGATTTTAACTCAGAGCGTTCACTGGTAAAGCTTGTTGGTAAAAGAAGAAGCTTACTTGACTACTTGATGAAAAAGGATATCATGAGATATCGTGCAATCATTAAGGAACTTGGACTAAGAAAATAA